TGTGGGGGTGCAGCTCATTGTCTCGCACCACCCCCTTTTCCGCGATCCCCTCTCCTCTTTGCCCTTTGACACCTTCCCCACTTCTTTAATTGCCCGGCTGGTGCAGGCTGGCATCCATCTCTACGTGGCCCATACCAATCTGGATGCAGCCCCTGGTGGGGTCAGCGACGTGCTGGCCCGCCGCCTGGGCCTGGCGGAGCTCGAACTCTTGCTGCCGACGCGTATCGAGAAGTTATATAAGGTTGTTGTCTTCGTTCCTCAGGGGTACGAAGATGCCGTGCGTGAGGCAATGTGCAGCCGGGGAGCGGGATGGATCGGGAATTATTCGGAATGCACTTTCCAGACCGAAGGCACCGGAACCTTTCGCCCGCTTCCCGGGTCCGATCCCTTCCTGGGTCGGGTGGGGGAACTGGAGAAGGCCCGGGAGTTCAGGCTGGAAACCATTGTCCCCGAGGAGAAGCTTTCCCGGGTTTTAGAGGCAATGCTGCAGGCCCATCCCTATGAAGAGGTGGCCTACGATGTTTATCCTCTCTGGAACCAGGGACGCTGCTACGGCTTCGGGCGGGTGGGGAAGCTGCCGGAGCCCGTTTCGCTTGACCGCTTTGCCGGAGAAGTTAAAAGGTTGCTGGAGTTGAAAATGGTGCGGGTGATCGGAGATCCCGGCAGGATCGTCAAGAAAGTGGCGCTTTGCGGGGGGAGCGGGATGTCCCTTCTCGCCCGGGCGCTGAAAGCCGGCGCCGATGTCTACCTTACGGGAGATGTCAGGCACCACGAGGCCCTTGAGGCAAAGGCGCACGGGATTGCTGTTGTTGATGCCGGGCATCACGGAACGGAGTGGGTGGTTGTCCCCGTCCTGGCCGGTTACTTGCGAGAAAGGGCAGAGAAAGAAAAAGTGGAGCTGGAGGTTCTGGTTTCCCGGGTCAACACAGATCCATTTCTATATTTTTAAAAATTTTAAAAGTGGAACGTCCTCTGGAAGGTCGCTTGCGGTGAGTTGACCGGAGAGCAGGGCTGCGGAAAGATAGGGAGGAACATCGATGCCGCACCAGAAAAAATTGGTTTTTTATATAGACGGCGCCTCCCGGGGGAATCCCGGGAGGGCCGGGGCGGGAGTTGTTGTCTGCAACGAGGCCGGGCAAATAATAAAAGAGAGAAAGGAGTACCTGGGAAAGGCAACCAACAACGTTGCGGAATACCGCGCCCTGCTGCTTGCGTTGCAGGAAGCCCTGGCGCAGGGCGCCACTCAAGTCGAAGTCTATACGGACAGCGAGCTTCTGGCGCGCCAGTGGAACGGGGAGTACCGCGTCCGGAGCCCGCACCTTGCTCCCCTCGTCCAGCAGGCGCGGTCCCTTTCCCGGGCGTTCTCGAGCTGCAAACTCAGTCACATCCCCAGAACGCAAAACAGGCGCGCCGATCTCCTGGCGAACCGGGCCATCGATGAGTCTTCAACTCCGGAGGGGTAAGGTGGCATGAGCCTCCTCGTCGAAGTAGAGTTCCCGGCCCAGCTGTACAGCCCCCCGGGTTAGAGGCCGCGGGTCCTGAACTGCTTCCAGCCGGATTAAGTTTGAGGTGTACCAGTTGACATCAGGAACGCTGAGGTTGAACGGGGAGGCCTCAATCACCGGGTAGTTTCGTTTAATAAAAGTGGAGCGCTCCAGGTCGTAGCAGTGAAAATTATAGATCAGGTCGGTGATTACGAAACCCATTTCCAGAAACATTTTCTGGATCGAGTACCATTTCTGGCGTGAAGCCTCCAGGTGGGTTAAGCCCAGATAGCCCGCGCTCTCCCTGCCTTTCAGGGCTTCGGTGCAGCGGGAGAGAAACAGTTTTAAACCGGGGAGTGTTTCCACAGGGTCGGTAAAAAAGGTGTCGTACTTGCCCGCGAGGCCGGCAGGGAGGGGCTCCCTGACGTCATATTTATACGTTTTGAGGTGGCCCCATTTCCGTTCTGCGGCTACCCGGTTGATAAAATCCAGGATGCGTTCGTCAATCTCCAGGACGGTGATCTCTTTGGGCAAACCGGTGAGCGCCACCGCAAGGCTCGTCAGATCATCATCCCCCAAAATGATGATTTTCTGGCCTTCCAGGTCGCCCCGGGCGTACATGAATGCCGCCCGGGCAACGGTAATTTCAGGTTCAATGTAGCCCTGATCGAACTCCGGGATGGCCTGGGGGCGGAAAGCCGCGATGCGGCAAAATTCCTGGGTTAGATTTTTAAAAAAGGACTCGAGAGAAATGCCGCGCCCGGCGCAGTGGGTGCATGTCACATTCTGATATGGGATTAAACCTTCTCTGCGCGCCGCTTCATTCCCCTTTTCGGTTAATTCCAGGAGATGATTTTTTTCCTTGACTAAATCCTGTTCAGCCAGGGAAGCAAGGGCCTGGGTATACCCTGCAAGGTGGGTGTTCTGGTCTCGAATCAACTGCCAAAAGCTTTTAGGTGAGTGTAGCAGGCTCCGCAGAATTTGTTTATGTACCCGGTTCATTTAGGATCCCTCCGCAAACATTTTAAGACCTGATCCGTTTTTTGGGCAAGTCCCTCTTGTTCTGGATTGGAGGCAGAAGAGTGCTTTTTGATTTGTTAGTTCCCCCGCGCATTATTTTTGGACCCGGAACTGCGGGGCGTTTAGGTGAGGAGGCGGCTCGTTTCGGACGGAGGCTCCTTCTGGTTACCGGGCGCCGCGCCCTTCAAGCAAGCGGGATGATTGACCGGATTCTCGCCCCTCTTTCTTCAGCAGAACTCGATGTCATTATTTTTAACGAGGTTCCTGCCGAGCCAACCCTTGAAGTGGTAGAGGCCGGTCTCGAAAAAGCCCGCCGCGCAAAGGTTGATTTCGTCGTCGGGGCCGGGGGAGGAAGCGTCCTTGATATTGCAAAGGCGGTGGCCGGTCTTTACCATGCGCAGGGGTCGGTGAAAGAATATTTCGAAGGACGGCCCGTTGAACAGGAGGGTATTTCCTGGCTTGCGGTTCCCACGACAGCAGGGAGCGGGGCCGAGGCTACCAGAAATGCCGTTTTGATTGATCCCGAAACCTGCCGGAAGCAAAGCATTCGTTGCGACATGTGGATGGCGGCAGTTGCCCTTGTGGATCCCGTTTTAACCATGACCATGCCGCCGGAGCTCACCGCGGTTACGGGAATGGATGCCTTAACCCACGCCTTCGAAGCCTATACCTCCCGCTGGTCGCATCCTCTTACGGAGGCGCTTGCCTTTGAGGCTGCAGTTCTTATCTGCCGGAACCTGTACACAGCTTACACGCGCGGGAATGACCGGGAAGCACGTGAAAAAATGGCATTGGGAAGTTTAATGGCCGGGATCGCGCTCAACAATGCCCGCCCGGGTGCGGCGCACGCCCTTGCCCACCCGGTGGGGGTCCGGTACTCCATCCCGCATGGTCTTGCCTGCGCCATTTTGCTTCCGTATGTCATGGAGTACAACCTGATTTTCGTTGAGGAAAAATTCGCCCGGATTGCGCAGGCCCTCGGGCTTGTTCCACCCGAAACTCCTTCGATTGAAGCAGCCCGCCGCCTTGTTTCATTTGTCGTTGCGCTGCGGGCCCGGCTCAAGATCCCCGCAAAGTTGAAAGATGTTGGTTTGCAGCAGGAGGATCTCTCTTCTCTGGCCGAAGCCGCGCTTGCGTCATCCTCTTTGGCTGCAAACCCCCGGGCCGCAGGATATTCCGACCTGGCGAAGATCCTCGAGGCCAATCTTTAAAGATTCCTTGTGTTAGTGATGAAAAAATGGTATTTTTATGCCCGGTGGATTAGTTTAACGTTAAAATTGGGAGGACTGGCTCGTGTCAAAACTGGTTCTGGATTTTGAAAAACAGTGGAAAACCATCAGCCGCGGTGCGGTTGAGATCATTCCCCAGGAGGAGCTTGTTCAAAAACTGCGGCGCTCTCTTGCGCAAAACAGGCCCCTCAAGATCAAATTAGGGCTTGATCCCACCGCTCCTGATATTCACCTGGGACATACGGTTGTTTTGCACAAGCTCCGCCAGTTTCAGGAGCTGGGCCACGAGGTCGTTCTGATTCTCGGCGATTTTACGGCCCGGATTGGCGATCCCTCCGGACGCACGGAAACACGGAAGCAGCTGACCGAGGCTGAGGTGATGGCCAATATGGCAACGTACAAGGCGCAGATCGGGAAGATCATCGATCTCGACCGGGCGGAGGTTGTTTTCAACAGCACGTGGCTGGCACCCCTCTCCTTTACCGAGGTGATTGAACTGGCGGCAAAGTATACCGTTGCCAGGATGCTGGAGCGGGACGATTTTGCACGCCGTTACCGGGAAGGCCTTCCCATCGGAGTCCATGAATTTCTCTACCCTTTAATACAGGCCTATGATTCTGTTGTGTTACGCGCGGATGTGGAAATCGGGGGAACCGATCAGAAGTTCAACCTGATGGTAGGTCGGGATCTCCAGCGGGAATACGGGCAGGAGCCCCAGGTGGCCGTTTTAATGCCTATTTTAGAAGGGCTAGATGGCGTTCAGAAGATGAGCAAGAGCCTGGGCAATTATATTGGAATTACCGAACCCCCGGAAGAAATTTACGGGAAAACAATGTCTATCCCGGACGAACTGATCCTCCGTTATTTTGAACTTGTCACACCGGTGGATCTGAACGAGATCCAGGAGATAAAAAACGGTTTGGCCGGAGGCTCCCTTCACCCCAGGGACGCCAAAATGAGACTGGCGCGCGAACTTGTTTCCTTATATTACGACGCTCAGGCCGCGCGGCATGCGGAGGAAGAGTTTATTGCCGTCTTTCAAAGAGGAGAAATGCCGGAAGAAATCCCGGAAGTGTTTTTGGACCCGGGAGAATTGGAGGACGGCGAGAGGATCTGGCTTCCCAAGCTCCTGGTAAAGGCCCGCCTGGCAAACAGCACCTCGGCAGGGAAGCGGCTGATCGCCCAGGGTGCGGTAAAAATCGAAGGGGAAAAGATCCTGGATGCCGATGCGGTTGTCCCTGTAAATAACGGCATGGTCATTCGCGCGGGGAAACGGAAGTTCGCCCGCATCTGTTTAAAGGGCACACCTTGATTCCTGCGATCCACTGCTTATCATGATAAGCACTTGCCGTCGACATTACTCGGAACCTGCTGTGCATCAAGTAACTTCCGCCGGCATGAGTGCCTTAGCGTGACCGCGTCTACAGGATCAGATCCAGCCTGAGTCGGGCGGAAGCTTGAAATTCGTCCTTTAAGGCGCGAAGTTTTACACTGGCGGCTGTCCTCTTTCAATTAGCCAGGTTTTTGAAAAGAAACCTCTCTCATAGGCATAAGAGCAAATAGGCACGGGGAGTTTTTGCTTAAGTTCCCTGAGGTAAAGCTCCCTTTCTATCGAATCAACCAGCGTTTGCAGGTGCGCTGCGACTCAACCCAGTTCCCTTTTCGCGTGCATTGAAATATCAAGGTAGCCGCCGATTTTGCCTTTAGGGTCTTTTACCGGGCCGGCGACGCACCACCAGTCCTTGAAGACGGCGCAGTAGTGCTGCTCGCCGCGTATGGCAACGAGGCGCTGGTGCTCCCGCGCCAGGGCCAGGGCGTTCGTCCCGCAGCTTTCCTCGGCGAAGACGGTGCCGGGCCTAACCCCGACCTCTTCAGCCGCAGCCAAAACCTCCGGAGCGGCGAAGATTTTGAGGGCTACGAGTTCCGGATCGCAGAGGATATAGATATATTCTCGCTGCAGACCGGCACGGTATACGGGGGTGATTACCCCTTCGGCAACGGCGATAAACGAGGCGCCGGCTTTCAGGCACGGCCCAAGCTCGGTTTCTGACAGGGTCCGCCGGGGCTTTATAAGGTCGGGCGGCACCTTCAGGGAGTAACAGCGGGCGTAAGACTGCGCCAACTCAGCCGGCGGGCAGAGATCGAGATGGTAATCTCCTGTCCTCGCTCCCGGTTTGGGCGAAAAAGGCAAGGCCATCCCTCCACCTGTCCCTGGTAGGAGACCGGATAACGGGCAAGTTTTGGCGGTCCCGGAGTGAATCCAGGGTTTCAAACGTAAGAAGTATTTCCCTTTGTTATATATGACTTTTCAGAAAGGGTTTTGGATCAGAACTGAAAATTTTTTTCAAAAAAAGAAACCCCGCCTGACGGGGTTGCAAATCAAAGATTTTCGAAAATTCTAATCGAGTTAGAGCAGTTCCAGAGAAGCGGCGACTTTTACTATTTCCTCTTGAGGAACCCGGGCAGAAATCTCCATCGTCCAGGTCCAGCAGATACAGAGAACCCTGGTCAAACAACCAGTCCAGCCTTTCAAAGACCAGGAATTTACCGTCAGGTGATGAAGACAACAGGTAGTCCGCCTGGGTGTTCTCCGGGGCGGTTACCGGCCGCTCCTCAGCATCTTTCCTGCACCATACCTGTTGACCGGGAACTCTCACTTCCTGCTGCCTGCCTTCTTCAAGCCAGGCCTGGTTTTCCCGGCCGCGGGCATAGAAGAGACACTGCCCGTTGTTCCCCCAGAAAGGACGGGTGTCTACCATACCAGCCTTGCCCAGGTCTTGTACCTGGAACCCGGAGTTCACTATGCTGACCACTTTCAGACGTTTATTGGTACTGGCTACGCGGTCGCATCCCGTTATACAAGCGAGCTGCCGGCTATCCGGCGACCAGGCCAGCCATTCCGGGTATCCCAGGGCATCTCCCAGCGTAAGAAGCGAGCGCGGGTTTTGCAGGTCAACCACCTGCGGGGGCGTGTCTGCCGTAGAAACCATTGCCCGCCGCAGCAGTTTCGAGAATGGCTACGGTTTCGGGTATAGTGTCGGGAATTTTGGCTTTGATGTCGCGAAGCCTTTCTGGATTTGTCAGCCAACCGGATGTCCTTTCTCAAACGATTTCTTCTAATTCCGGAGCATTAAGATATTGAGATTTACAGCTTCCCCGGCCCGGTAAGCCTGGCGATTTCGCAGTGCAGACGTAATAAGCCCTCTTCTTTCCTTTTGACGTAACAAGATTCCCGTAATAGTTGAGATCAGGGAGTTCCTTGTGGTACAATTCCTTGTGGTACAATTTTACAAATAGCACTGTTGTCTCTATACAGGACGTTTATGGAGGTGAAGGTGTTGCTAACCCCTGAAGTGAATGCAGACGAACTGAATTTGCCGGCAGAGATAGCGCGAAAACTGAAAGGTAAGCGAGTAACCATCGTGGAGGTGCGCGAGGGATTTCTTCTCAAACCCGTGGAAGATCCAATTCGTGAGGCGCGGGGGATTTTGAAGGGAAAGGGCTTTAACGTAGAAAAATACCTGCAGTCCAAGCAATTGGAAAAGGATCTGGAAACATGAGCGATTATTATGTGCTTGATGCCTGTGCCCTCATCGCCTTTCTGAACGACGAAGCTGGTGCGGATGTTGTGGAAGAACTGCTGCGGAAGTCTAATCATCATGAGCCCAATTTGTTCCTGCACCGGCTAAACCTGCTGGAGGTTTACTACGGCATCTATCGCGAAGTAG
The sequence above is drawn from the Bacillota bacterium genome and encodes:
- a CDS encoding ribonuclease HI family protein, which gives rise to MVFYIDGASRGNPGRAGAGVVVCNEAGQIIKERKEYLGKATNNVAEYRALLLALQEALAQGATQVEVYTDSELLARQWNGEYRVRSPHLAPLVQQARSLSRAFSSCKLSHIPRTQNRRADLLANRAIDESSTPEG
- a CDS encoding tyrosine--tRNA ligase, with protein sequence MSKLVLDFEKQWKTISRGAVEIIPQEELVQKLRRSLAQNRPLKIKLGLDPTAPDIHLGHTVVLHKLRQFQELGHEVVLILGDFTARIGDPSGRTETRKQLTEAEVMANMATYKAQIGKIIDLDRAEVVFNSTWLAPLSFTEVIELAAKYTVARMLERDDFARRYREGLPIGVHEFLYPLIQAYDSVVLRADVEIGGTDQKFNLMVGRDLQREYGQEPQVAVLMPILEGLDGVQKMSKSLGNYIGITEPPEEIYGKTMSIPDELILRYFELVTPVDLNEIQEIKNGLAGGSLHPRDAKMRLARELVSLYYDAQAARHAEEEFIAVFQRGEMPEEIPEVFLDPGELEDGERIWLPKLLVKARLANSTSAGKRLIAQGAVKIEGEKILDADAVVPVNNGMVIRAGKRKFARICLKGTP
- a CDS encoding iron-containing alcohol dehydrogenase, giving the protein MLFDLLVPPRIIFGPGTAGRLGEEAARFGRRLLLVTGRRALQASGMIDRILAPLSSAELDVIIFNEVPAEPTLEVVEAGLEKARRAKVDFVVGAGGGSVLDIAKAVAGLYHAQGSVKEYFEGRPVEQEGISWLAVPTTAGSGAEATRNAVLIDPETCRKQSIRCDMWMAAVALVDPVLTMTMPPELTAVTGMDALTHAFEAYTSRWSHPLTEALAFEAAVLICRNLYTAYTRGNDREAREKMALGSLMAGIALNNARPGAAHALAHPVGVRYSIPHGLACAILLPYVMEYNLIFVEEKFARIAQALGLVPPETPSIEAARRLVSFVVALRARLKIPAKLKDVGLQQEDLSSLAEAALASSSLAANPRAAGYSDLAKILEANL
- a CDS encoding bis-aminopropyl spermidine synthase family protein; amino-acid sequence: MNRVHKQILRSLLHSPKSFWQLIRDQNTHLAGYTQALASLAEQDLVKEKNHLLELTEKGNEAARREGLIPYQNVTCTHCAGRGISLESFFKNLTQEFCRIAAFRPQAIPEFDQGYIEPEITVARAAFMYARGDLEGQKIIILGDDDLTSLAVALTGLPKEITVLEIDERILDFINRVAAERKWGHLKTYKYDVREPLPAGLAGKYDTFFTDPVETLPGLKLFLSRCTEALKGRESAGYLGLTHLEASRQKWYSIQKMFLEMGFVITDLIYNFHCYDLERSTFIKRNYPVIEASPFNLSVPDVNWYTSNLIRLEAVQDPRPLTRGAVQLGRELYFDEEAHATLPLRS
- a CDS encoding Nif3-like dinuclear metal center hexameric protein; the encoded protein is MPVRCEKLITWLEEWAPKFLAQEGDRTGLLIGSRSGVIEKVLVALEVTEEVVNEAVDVGVQLIVSHHPLFRDPLSSLPFDTFPTSLIARLVQAGIHLYVAHTNLDAAPGGVSDVLARRLGLAELELLLPTRIEKLYKVVVFVPQGYEDAVREAMCSRGAGWIGNYSECTFQTEGTGTFRPLPGSDPFLGRVGELEKAREFRLETIVPEEKLSRVLEAMLQAHPYEEVAYDVYPLWNQGRCYGFGRVGKLPEPVSLDRFAGEVKRLLELKMVRVIGDPGRIVKKVALCGGSGMSLLARALKAGADVYLTGDVRHHEALEAKAHGIAVVDAGHHGTEWVVVPVLAGYLRERAEKEKVELEVLVSRVNTDPFLYF